A segment of the Aureliella helgolandensis genome:
GAAGAAAATCTGATCTACACCAGCCTTGAATACTTGCAATATGCGCAAGGGATCGATTCGGCGGGAATCGTTACCCAACACGAGGTCCGACTGGACTCGGGAGCAAATCCAGACCAAGTGGCCGCTAACATCGATGCGGCCTTACGCTCAGGCTCGGTCGCTACGAAAACGCGTCGCAAGGGTGCGTTTCAGTCGAGCACTCTGTCGGACTTGGTCGATCTCATTGGTTTTGCGCACTGGCTGGGTTATGCCTGTGTTGGATTGGTGCTTGCGTTGGTAGCCACCACGACTGTGATGTCTGTTCAAGATCGCATCAAGGAATATGCGGTCCTGCAAACCCTCGGTGTGCGACCACTGCGAACTCTGCGTTTAGTGTTGGCGGAAAGTACGCTTCTGTGCACCCTCGGCGGAATATTGGGTACGGCTCTCGCGCTGGTCGCCCTCCACCTCGGGGGCTTCGCGATTGGCGCTGAAGGGGCTACGATTGCGTTTCGGCCCTCCCTAACACTCGCCTCTCAGGGTGGTCTCATCTCTCTGCTCGTCGGCATCCTTGCAGGCCTGCCCCCAGCCACCCAAGTTGCCATGACACCTATCGTACCGGCCCTACGTCAAATCTAGACTTGATGACATAAAGCAGCGATTGCTATGCCTCCCAACGATCAACAACCCAACAATCCACTGCACGGCGTAACGCTGATCGCCATGCTAGAACACCTCGTCGACGTCTATGGGTGGGAGGAAATGGGTTACCGCATTGACATTCGATGCTTCAACGAAGACCCAAGCATCAATTCCAGTCTGAAGTTTTTGCGCACCACCCCGTGGGCAAGAGCCAAGGTCGAGCGTCTGTACGTGCGATCACTGCGGCATTCAAGACCGCAAGAGGTCCACCGACCGCGGACACCGGAGTCCGAGGTTACCCCCACCGATCCAGAAGAGACTTGAAGCGGCTGGCGAAATTCGAAGCGTCCCAGTTAGTTGGCGCGAATCCGCGCGCGATCGTCACTCAAAGTGAACAGCTGCATCTCTTGCTCATCGACCACTTGGTACACCTGCTCTACCGTTAGACTCTTGCCAGCCGCATTCGCATTGCGCACGAGTTCCTCGATGTCCAAATAGCCCTCATAATCCCGGCGCATGCCGATCGATTCAGGCTCGTGGCGTAGGACGAAAGTCAAGTATTTGCTGATTTTGGTAAGCCGTTTGTTCATGATGCCCAGTCTAATCCATACTCTATCTTTGGAAAACCACTCTCCGCCTTGCGTACTGGAGCAAATGACATGCCTGACAGCAACATCCGCTCACGGCTCCTCTCGGAGGGAACCCAAGTGGTCGCAATGCGAGACATCCGCACCGCCAACGATCGGCTTGCTCACCCGGCCGGCGCCCTGGGCGTCATCGTACGCGTCCCCACCCATTCCAGCCAAGCCTACCAGGTTCGGTTTGGTGATGGCGTCGAGGTGGCCCTCCATTCCGATCAATTGGTCCGCCTAGCCGACTACAAAACGCGACAGACCGGCGTTTGGGAGGGCAATTCGCTGAGCGGGCAACTGTTGGAATACGTTATTTTCCGTTGCGTGATAGGCTCGCGTGCCTACGGCTTGGACGACGAATCCTCCGACACCGACATTCGCGGGATCTATCTGCCGCCAGCACACCTGCACTGGTCCCTGAGCGGTGTCCCTGAGCAAATAGAAGAGGATGCGACTCAAGAAGTCTACTGGGAACTGCAAAAATTCTTGGTCTTAGCCCTCAAAGCGAACCCCAATGTGCTGGAATGCCTCTATTCCCCAATAGTACTGACCGCTACGCCCTTGGGCAGAGAATTGCTAGCGATGAAAGAGGTGTTCCTGTCGAAACTGCTGTTCCAAACCTACTCCGGTTACGTAGCTTCTCAGTTTAAGAAAATGCAGGTCGACATCCGTAATCAAGGGAGTGTGGAGTGGAAGCATGTCATGCACCTGATACGGCTCTTGATCTCAGGAATCTACGTACTGCAGGAGCACGCCGTGAATGTCGAAGTCGGAGACCACCGCGAAGCCTTGCTTCGAATCCGCCATGGCGAAATGCCGTTTCAAGAGGTCAATCGATGGAGGCTTGATCTGCAGCGCCAATTTGAATTGGCGTACCAAACGACAACGCTACCAGACCGTCCCGACTTCCGTCGCGCCAATGACTTTTTGATACGCGCCCGTCAGAGCGCAGTGGGAGCTGATGTTCCGTGATCGATCTAAACAGATTGCTGCAACATGTTGCGGCGCATCCCTACCCAACCATTTTCGTCACGATCAGCGGGGCCCATCTCTATGGCTTCCCTTCACCCGACTCCGACTTTGACCTCCGGGGCGTGCACTTGCTACCCCTTGAACAAGTTATTGGGCTCGATCACGGTCAAGAAACGGTTGAAAAAGAGGGCTGGTATGATGGACTGGAAATCGATTTGGTAACCCACGATGCCGCCAAATACTTTGCACTGATGCTCAAACGCAATGGGTATGTATTGGAGCAGATCTTTTCTCCATGGGTTGTGTTTACGACCCCCGAGCATGAGCAGATCAAGTCACTAGCGGCCCAATGCATTACCCAACAACATGCACATCATTATCTCGGTTTCGCTTCCAGACAGTGGCAATTGTTTCGACAGGGCGTGCCTCCCAGAGTCAAACCATTGCTGTACACCTATCGCGTGCTACTGACCGGAATTCACTTGATGCAGACCGGCAGAATCGAAGCTAACCTACTGGCCTTAAATCGCCACGAAGGGTTGCCCTACATCGACGAACTGGTAGCCAGAAAGCTATCGGGGCCAGAATGCCAAGTCCTGAATACGGTCGATTTCCAATTCGATGAAGGCGAGTACCAACGACTCACGCGGAAATTGGAGAAGGCTCACGAAGCCAGTTTCTTGCCAGAGCAGCCGGCAGCCAAAGCGGAACTTCATAATTTGTTGGTCAAAATGCGAACGGGCGGAAGTTCGACTTCCGCCCGTTGCTAGTCCATCTGCGGTTTACCCGACTGGCATTACGATTTAGTCTTCAGGACAAAGTCGAAAACATTGTCGTCAGATTCGGCCACTGTTTCTTGAAGTGTCGAAGCTGAGTTGTACTTCGCCGGAAAGGGATCCTTGTTTTTTGCCGCAGCCGCATAAACGCTACCGCTACGTTCTCCCATGGCCGCTTCCATATACTCGGCATTGTCAGAACTAACTTCCACGGCCTTACTTATCTCGGCGGCATCGGCTACAGGCGTCTTGGTGATGGTAATTTTATAGGAGCCAGCAGGAATTCCCTGTCCCTTCAGGCTCGTCAACTTAAATTCTCCATTGGCATTGGTCGTGGCTGTGCCAGTCACAGCCCCTTCGCCTCCGCCTTGCGGCGAGAAGACGACAAGCGCCCCTTCGATGGCTTTGTCATCCAAGACCACAGAACCCTTGACGGGATAGATCTTGACGCCGCCACAACCAAGGCTACAAAGCAGCACCAACAATGTCACCGACCGAAGCAGAACTGAAGTTGCCTTCATGTTTAGATTCCCCAAAAATTGAACTCCTGAAAACAGGTTTGCCATTTAAAAGATTATGAACAGCTAGCAGCGAGTTGCACACGGTCGCCGTTCTAAGAAAGCGGGCGACGGACATCGTCCGCCGCCCTAACTTCGAGGCGTTCTCTCCACTATTGTGGCAGTTGAGCAGCTTCTCCGCCGTTCTTGCTTCCCAACGCTCCCCACACACCATAATCAGACATGCCAGAGGGAGTTGCTAGACTGTCGGCCGCTTGGTTCCCGGTATCGATCGACTGCGAAATGAATTGCACCGAACCGTCTCCCATGCCAACCTGCACTC
Coding sequences within it:
- a CDS encoding nucleotidyltransferase domain-containing protein, with the protein product MPDSNIRSRLLSEGTQVVAMRDIRTANDRLAHPAGALGVIVRVPTHSSQAYQVRFGDGVEVALHSDQLVRLADYKTRQTGVWEGNSLSGQLLEYVIFRCVIGSRAYGLDDESSDTDIRGIYLPPAHLHWSLSGVPEQIEEDATQEVYWELQKFLVLALKANPNVLECLYSPIVLTATPLGRELLAMKEVFLSKLLFQTYSGYVASQFKKMQVDIRNQGSVEWKHVMHLIRLLISGIYVLQEHAVNVEVGDHREALLRIRHGEMPFQEVNRWRLDLQRQFELAYQTTTLPDRPDFRRANDFLIRARQSAVGADVP
- a CDS encoding VF530 family protein codes for the protein MPPNDQQPNNPLHGVTLIAMLEHLVDVYGWEEMGYRIDIRCFNEDPSINSSLKFLRTTPWARAKVERLYVRSLRHSRPQEVHRPRTPESEVTPTDPEET
- a CDS encoding ABC transporter permease; amino-acid sequence: MLTYVLKTLIRHQTRSFLTISGAAVAMFVFCFVGSVQEGLERLTSGADADRSLIVFQENRFCPTTSRLPQDYARKIQKLEGVKDVMPIQVWTNNCRASLDIVVFNGADPQQIRTTRPVELVSGSWQQFQDTRDAAIVGRNVAQRRGLSVGDQFTIGELSVRVAGVFRSRVPAEENLIYTSLEYLQYAQGIDSAGIVTQHEVRLDSGANPDQVAANIDAALRSGSVATKTRRKGAFQSSTLSDLVDLIGFAHWLGYACVGLVLALVATTTVMSVQDRIKEYAVLQTLGVRPLRTLRLVLAESTLLCTLGGILGTALALVALHLGGFAIGAEGATIAFRPSLTLASQGGLISLLVGILAGLPPATQVAMTPIVPALRQI
- a CDS encoding nucleotidyltransferase domain-containing protein, with the translated sequence MIDLNRLLQHVAAHPYPTIFVTISGAHLYGFPSPDSDFDLRGVHLLPLEQVIGLDHGQETVEKEGWYDGLEIDLVTHDAAKYFALMLKRNGYVLEQIFSPWVVFTTPEHEQIKSLAAQCITQQHAHHYLGFASRQWQLFRQGVPPRVKPLLYTYRVLLTGIHLMQTGRIEANLLALNRHEGLPYIDELVARKLSGPECQVLNTVDFQFDEGEYQRLTRKLEKAHEASFLPEQPAAKAELHNLLVKMRTGGSSTSARC
- a CDS encoding RNA 2'-phosphotransferase yields the protein MNKRLTKISKYLTFVLRHEPESIGMRRDYEGYLDIEELVRNANAAGKSLTVEQVYQVVDEQEMQLFTLSDDRARIRAN
- a CDS encoding carboxypeptidase-like regulatory domain-containing protein encodes the protein MKATSVLLRSVTLLVLLCSLGCGGVKIYPVKGSVVLDDKAIEGALVVFSPQGGGEGAVTGTATTNANGEFKLTSLKGQGIPAGSYKITITKTPVADAAEISKAVEVSSDNAEYMEAAMGERSGSVYAAAAKNKDPFPAKYNSASTLQETVAESDDNVFDFVLKTKS